A genomic segment from Armatimonadota bacterium encodes:
- the sufB gene encoding Fe-S cluster assembly protein SufB — protein MTTAPDTIEQLAGAEYKYGFVTDVDTEIAPPGLNEDTVRRISATKQEPEWLLEWRLKALRTWLKMENRATWANLRYPAIDFQAISYYAAPKPKKQLNSLDEVDPEVREAFNKLGISLDEQKRLTNVAVDAVFDSVSVATTFRETLSKLGIIFGSFSDAVQNHPDLVRQYLGSVVPYTDNFYATLNSAVFSDGSFCYIPPGVQCPMELSTYFRINAANTGQFERTLIIADAGATVSYLEGCTAPMRDENQLHAAVVELVALDDATIKYSTVQNWYPGDRDGRGGILNLVTKRGKCVGVNSKITWTQVETGSAITWKYPGCILMGDNSVGEFYSVAVTNNLQQADTGTKMVHIGRNTRSTIVSKGISAGRGQNTYRGLVRMNPGAAGARNYSQCDSLLIGDRCGAHTFPYIDVRNPTAQVEHEASTSKIGEDQIFYLRQRGISTEDAVNMIVNGFCKEVFRELPMEFAVEAQKLLGISLEGSVG, from the coding sequence ATGACTACTGCCCCAGATACGATAGAACAGCTTGCCGGCGCCGAGTACAAGTACGGCTTTGTAACGGACGTAGATACCGAGATCGCGCCGCCCGGCCTGAACGAGGACACCGTGCGCAGGATCTCCGCGACGAAGCAGGAGCCGGAGTGGCTGCTGGAGTGGCGCCTGAAGGCGCTTCGCACATGGCTGAAGATGGAGAACCGAGCCACATGGGCAAACCTGCGGTATCCGGCTATCGACTTTCAGGCGATAAGCTACTACGCAGCCCCAAAGCCAAAGAAGCAGTTGAACAGCCTCGATGAGGTCGATCCGGAGGTGCGCGAAGCATTCAACAAGCTCGGTATTTCGCTGGACGAACAGAAGCGCCTGACCAATGTAGCCGTCGACGCAGTATTCGACAGCGTCTCTGTAGCCACAACCTTCCGCGAAACGCTTTCAAAGCTCGGCATCATCTTTGGATCGTTCTCCGATGCGGTGCAGAACCACCCGGACCTGGTTCGCCAGTACCTGGGCAGCGTGGTGCCGTACACCGACAACTTCTACGCAACCTTGAACTCTGCCGTCTTCTCCGATGGCAGCTTTTGCTATATTCCGCCGGGCGTCCAGTGCCCCATGGAGCTCTCGACGTATTTCCGCATCAATGCGGCAAATACCGGGCAGTTCGAGCGGACGCTGATCATCGCGGATGCCGGCGCCACCGTCAGCTACCTCGAAGGCTGTACTGCGCCGATGCGCGATGAGAATCAGCTGCATGCTGCCGTCGTAGAACTCGTGGCGCTCGACGACGCCACAATCAAGTACTCCACCGTGCAGAACTGGTATCCCGGCGACCGCGATGGGCGTGGCGGCATTCTGAACCTTGTGACCAAGCGGGGCAAATGCGTTGGCGTCAACTCCAAAATCACCTGGACGCAGGTCGAGACGGGTTCTGCAATCACCTGGAAGTATCCCGGCTGCATCCTGATGGGCGACAACTCGGTTGGCGAGTTCTACTCCGTCGCCGTAACCAACAATCTTCAACAGGCCGATACCGGGACCAAAATGGTGCACATAGGCCGCAATACGCGCAGCACCATCGTGTCGAAGGGAATATCTGCGGGCCGTGGTCAAAACACCTATCGCGGTTTGGTGCGCATGAATCCCGGCGCCGCCGGGGCGCGGAACTACTCTCAGTGCGACTCGCTGTTGATCGGAGACCGGTGTGGCGCGCACACATTTCCCTACATCGATGTTCGCAATCCAACGGCACAGGTGGAGCACGAAGCCTCCACGTCTAAAATCGGCGAAGACCAGATCTTCTATCTGAGGCAGCGCGGCATCTCAACGGAAGATGCCGTCAACATGATCGTGAATGGATTCTGCAAGGAGGTCTTCCGCGAACTGCCGATGGAGTTTGCCGTAGAAGCGCAAAAGCTGCTGGGGATCAGCCTTGAAGGCAGCGTCGGTTAG
- a CDS encoding Rrf2 family transcriptional regulator, with protein MLTLSKKTDYALLALSDLRGLPPSEAVPARDIAERYQIPAELMAKILQRLARAGIVTSSAGKSGGYRLARAAGAISVGAVIEAIDGAPAIVHCLKSVDNLCQQYTTCTVRTPMTRINERIVQMLHLLTVEEIAGDQARATIALMPMSGTDWLPTARKQ; from the coding sequence ATGCTTACACTGAGCAAAAAAACGGATTATGCGCTTCTCGCCCTGTCGGACTTGCGCGGACTGCCTCCCAGTGAGGCGGTGCCGGCGCGGGATATTGCCGAGCGCTACCAGATTCCGGCCGAACTGATGGCCAAGATACTGCAGCGGCTGGCACGCGCCGGCATCGTGACCTCCAGCGCAGGCAAGAGCGGTGGATACCGCCTGGCCCGCGCCGCCGGCGCGATAAGTGTTGGCGCCGTGATTGAGGCGATTGACGGCGCGCCGGCGATTGTTCACTGCCTGAAGTCGGTGGATAACCTGTGCCAGCAATACACCACCTGCACAGTGCGAACGCCGATGACGCGGATCAACGAGCGGATTGTGCAGATGCTGCATCTTCTCACCGTGGAAGAGATTGCCGGTGACCAGGCGCGAGCGACGATAGCGCTTATGCCGATGAGCGGTACCGACTGGCTGCCGACTGCGAGGAAGCAATGA
- a CDS encoding alcohol dehydrogenase catalytic domain-containing protein: MTTAEANLPQTMDGIRCHGPRDYRKERIPVPAAGPGEVVIRVDACGICASDIKCWIGAPLFWGDANRPAYVQAPVTPGHEFIGTVVALGDGAGEKYGLALGDRAISEQIVPCNACFYCRRGQYWLCEVNDIYGFHRSVQGGMAEYMVFPANGLNYRVPVDLPVQKAALIEPLACSMRAVERAQMQFGDVAVIAGAGTLGLGMVACARLKNPGKLVVIDRNSARLDLARELGADETLNPDDQDVVAAIRAMTGGHGCDVYIEATGFPDAVNQGLYAIRKGGNFVEFSVMKEPTTTDWTIIGDSKELNIYGAHLGPGCYPIVIDYLVRGLLNVDGIVTHQLPLDGFQEGLELVHSGASSIKVLLIP; the protein is encoded by the coding sequence ATGACGACCGCAGAGGCAAACCTGCCGCAAACGATGGACGGAATACGGTGCCATGGTCCGAGGGACTATCGAAAGGAGCGGATCCCGGTGCCGGCCGCCGGCCCGGGTGAGGTGGTGATCCGGGTGGATGCTTGCGGCATCTGCGCTTCCGACATCAAGTGCTGGATCGGCGCTCCACTCTTCTGGGGCGACGCGAACCGCCCCGCCTATGTGCAGGCGCCGGTCACACCCGGGCATGAGTTCATCGGCACCGTGGTGGCCCTGGGGGATGGCGCCGGCGAAAAGTATGGCCTCGCGCTGGGCGACCGCGCAATTTCGGAGCAGATCGTTCCGTGTAACGCCTGCTTCTACTGCCGGCGGGGCCAGTACTGGCTCTGCGAGGTGAACGACATCTACGGCTTTCACCGGAGCGTGCAGGGTGGCATGGCCGAGTACATGGTCTTTCCCGCAAACGGACTGAACTACAGGGTGCCGGTCGATCTTCCCGTGCAGAAAGCGGCGCTCATTGAACCGCTCGCCTGCTCGATGCGGGCTGTCGAGCGCGCCCAGATGCAGTTTGGCGACGTTGCCGTAATCGCCGGCGCCGGTACGTTAGGCCTGGGCATGGTGGCGTGCGCAAGGCTGAAGAATCCCGGCAAGCTGGTGGTGATCGACCGAAACAGCGCCCGGCTCGATCTTGCACGTGAACTTGGCGCCGATGAGACGCTCAATCCAGACGATCAGGACGTGGTGGCGGCGATCCGCGCGATGACCGGCGGACATGGCTGCGACGTCTACATCGAGGCGACCGGCTTTCCCGATGCCGTCAACCAGGGGCTGTACGCCATCAGGAAAGGTGGCAACTTTGTGGAGTTCTCAGTAATGAAGGAGCCCACAACCACCGACTGGACGATTATCGGTGACAGCAAGGAGTTGAATATCTACGGCGCGCACCTGGGCCCCGGCTGCTATCCGATCGTTATCGACTATCTTGTGCGCGGCCTGCTGAACGTGGATGGTATCGTTACGCACCAGCTGCCGCTGGATGGCTTTCAGGAAGGCCTTGAACTGGTTCATTCCGGTGCGTCCAGCATAAAGGTGCTGCTCATCCCGTGA
- a CDS encoding glycosyltransferase family 4 protein: protein MLTTIGDRCGVAAYTRELTRALDRLPGIEVETIPITVGRQPTEHYVEQAKSLNAGDIDLVHVQHEHSFWGGVMPRASAWWELRYLISKPIVLTAHTTFSLAQLLRLPTERRPHKWLVKRLLIASRRYRDSVDAAPFATAVTIVHTEAARTELIGRGVDPRYVITIPTGVPAATPVPDGGAGFRRRFGLDGKTTLTVFGYIAPNKGYELMFDVLGSLSPEVVLVIAGGARTADMEPYRRRLEQQMHELGLSERVVITGYLSDEEVAAAMEASDLALAPHTEATGSYSVMLPMSHGRPILASDLDCFKEAFGRRPCLQLFRNGDRRDLVLHLRQLLADGPRRAELGREAAAYAADHSWAKTAERTVAVYRRALSTYSPALHQRRRARREEGS from the coding sequence ATGCTAACCACTATCGGTGACCGATGCGGCGTCGCGGCGTACACGCGTGAGCTTACGCGTGCGCTTGACCGACTTCCCGGGATCGAGGTCGAGACGATCCCGATCACGGTGGGCCGGCAGCCTACCGAGCACTACGTGGAGCAGGCGAAAAGCCTCAACGCGGGCGATATTGATCTGGTGCACGTTCAGCACGAACACAGCTTTTGGGGCGGAGTGATGCCGCGCGCCTCTGCATGGTGGGAGCTGCGGTATCTCATTTCCAAGCCTATCGTACTTACGGCGCACACCACCTTTTCGCTGGCTCAACTACTGCGCTTGCCCACGGAACGCCGCCCGCACAAGTGGCTGGTAAAGCGGCTGCTCATCGCTTCGCGGCGTTACCGCGACAGCGTGGATGCCGCGCCGTTCGCCACGGCCGTCACGATTGTTCATACCGAAGCGGCCAGAACGGAACTGATCGGGCGAGGCGTCGATCCTCGGTATGTCATTACAATTCCAACCGGGGTACCGGCCGCTACTCCCGTGCCGGACGGCGGAGCCGGATTCCGCAGGCGCTTCGGTCTGGATGGTAAAACCACGCTGACGGTGTTCGGCTACATCGCACCGAACAAGGGCTATGAGCTTATGTTCGATGTGCTCGGGAGTTTGTCACCGGAGGTCGTGCTGGTCATCGCCGGCGGGGCACGAACGGCCGATATGGAGCCATACCGGCGACGCCTGGAACAGCAGATGCACGAGTTGGGCCTCTCGGAGCGCGTAGTCATTACGGGTTACCTCTCCGATGAAGAGGTAGCCGCCGCTATGGAGGCCAGCGATCTGGCGCTGGCTCCGCATACCGAAGCGACCGGCAGCTATTCTGTGATGCTGCCTATGAGTCATGGCCGGCCGATCCTGGCGTCAGACCTGGACTGCTTCAAGGAGGCGTTTGGTCGCCGGCCATGCCTTCAACTGTTCCGCAATGGTGATAGGCGCGACCTGGTGCTTCACCTTCGGCAGTTACTGGCAGATGGCCCGCGGCGGGCGGAACTTGGCCGGGAGGCCGCCGCTTATGCTGCAGACCACTCGTGGGCAAAAACAGCCGAGCGAACCGTGGCTGTTTACAGGCGCGCGTTAAGCACTTACTCACCGGCATTGCACCAACGGCGCCGGGCGCGCCGCGAGGAGGGCTCGTGA
- a CDS encoding glycosyltransferase family 2 protein: MADLGDEIDGNRAGGIELDLSIVVVSYNTVDLLRACLASLPAACTPLVWDAWVVDNASHDGSQEMVAAEFPAVHLIANAENAGFTKANNQALRRASGQVLLILNPDTEPEPGSLALMVSALRADNTIGAVGPMLLNTDGSLQRNGRRFPTVWREFLGHAGLAALSRRAFDRRLEYGREDFAVPADVDEVSGACLMLRRDVTDRVGFMSEEFFMFYEETEWCWRIRKAGFRVQYLPAARVKHHWMASVKRDSRRMTQVLYRSARTYWRKTGGLPAQCAIECVILIGSARNSLLHLGVWVKRQLRRARMIR, translated from the coding sequence TTGGCAGACCTCGGAGACGAGATAGACGGGAATCGCGCCGGCGGGATAGAGCTCGATCTGTCGATTGTGGTCGTCAGCTACAACACCGTCGACCTGCTCCGAGCCTGCCTTGCGTCGCTGCCGGCTGCCTGCACGCCTCTCGTGTGGGATGCCTGGGTGGTTGACAATGCGTCTCACGACGGGAGTCAGGAAATGGTGGCCGCGGAGTTTCCGGCCGTGCATCTCATTGCAAATGCTGAGAACGCCGGGTTTACAAAGGCCAACAACCAGGCTTTACGCCGAGCCTCGGGCCAGGTGCTATTGATCCTGAATCCCGACACGGAGCCGGAGCCGGGCTCGCTGGCGCTGATGGTGAGCGCGTTGAGAGCCGATAACACTATCGGCGCGGTTGGCCCGATGCTGCTGAACACCGATGGATCGCTGCAGCGGAATGGACGGCGTTTCCCAACCGTGTGGCGTGAATTCCTTGGCCATGCCGGCCTTGCTGCCCTGAGCCGCAGGGCGTTTGATCGGCGGCTGGAATATGGTCGGGAGGACTTTGCCGTTCCTGCCGACGTAGACGAAGTATCCGGCGCGTGCCTGATGCTCCGGCGCGACGTTACCGACCGCGTTGGGTTCATGAGCGAGGAGTTCTTCATGTTCTATGAAGAGACGGAGTGGTGCTGGCGCATACGAAAAGCCGGTTTCCGCGTGCAGTACCTGCCGGCGGCGCGCGTGAAGCACCACTGGATGGCCAGTGTAAAGCGCGACAGCCGCCGTATGACGCAGGTTCTTTATCGCAGTGCACGAACCTATTGGCGCAAAACAGGAGGATTGCCCGCGCAATGCGCCATCGAGTGCGTCATTCTCATCGGCTCCGCACGTAATAGTCTGTTGCATCTCGGCGTCTGGGTGAAGCGGCAGTTGCGCCGCGCTCGCATGATCCGGTAG
- a CDS encoding long-chain fatty acid--CoA ligase produces MAGETLYSTFQQIVARYPAEPAVSFKETKAPAYTVWTYRDLDGHVRTAASALLEAGISRGDRVGILAENRVEWAVIDLAAQSIGAIVVGPYASLPAQQIAEIVNDAGVWLLFLSYPSQRKKLGEIARLVGDRLHCIAFDLDTADDAKPGLQSFESFLALATSAVAERLIDAQHAVAPTDTATLIYTSGTTGEPKGAILSQRAMLHAPLAVPEERIATIGPGDLFLSFLPLSHITERVGGHYLPLLSGAQIVYSQGLATLAREIQTLQPTVMLCVPRLLEAMSAKLRSGIDALPRMPRELVIWSLREGAAVANVRSNGHEPAGVRRILFRIADRVALRKLRARATGGRIRYIVSGGAPLDAHTGMFLLSMGLPILEGYGLSEAGIISINRPGRQRTGTVGPPLPGVELKLADDGEICMRGVGKMDGYWRRPEATHEAIDADGWLRTGDVGELDADGALRITDRKKDIIVLSNGKKVAPQPIENALKASPFIAEAVLIGDGASTISAVIVPEFDKLTLWAAGHGMSSQSAAELVAEVAVRTMLRQEIDRLTAGLADYEKVRAFVVADAPFSIETGELTPTLKVRRAVVLARYPAPV; encoded by the coding sequence ATGGCCGGCGAAACTCTCTATAGCACTTTCCAACAGATCGTAGCTCGGTATCCGGCCGAACCGGCAGTATCGTTCAAGGAAACGAAGGCGCCGGCCTATACCGTATGGACGTACCGCGATCTGGACGGCCACGTGCGGACTGCAGCCTCCGCGCTTCTGGAAGCGGGGATATCGCGTGGTGATCGCGTTGGCATACTTGCAGAGAATCGCGTCGAGTGGGCCGTGATCGACCTTGCCGCGCAGTCTATCGGCGCGATAGTCGTCGGGCCCTACGCATCTCTGCCTGCCCAGCAAATTGCAGAGATTGTGAACGACGCAGGCGTATGGCTGTTGTTTCTTTCGTACCCCAGCCAGCGGAAGAAGCTCGGAGAGATAGCCCGCCTGGTTGGCGACCGCTTGCACTGTATTGCATTCGACCTGGATACGGCTGACGACGCCAAGCCGGGACTGCAGAGTTTCGAGTCGTTCCTGGCGCTGGCGACAAGCGCTGTCGCCGAAAGGTTGATCGATGCACAGCACGCCGTAGCTCCAACCGACACAGCGACGCTAATCTACACCAGCGGAACCACCGGAGAGCCCAAGGGAGCTATTCTGAGCCAACGCGCGATGCTCCATGCTCCGCTTGCGGTGCCGGAGGAGCGAATAGCCACAATTGGGCCCGGGGACCTCTTCCTCTCGTTCCTGCCGCTCAGCCACATAACCGAGCGCGTTGGCGGCCACTACTTGCCGCTGCTGAGCGGCGCCCAGATCGTCTACTCCCAGGGGCTCGCCACCTTGGCGCGTGAGATACAGACGTTGCAGCCAACTGTGATGCTCTGTGTACCGCGGCTGCTGGAGGCAATGAGCGCCAAACTGCGCTCCGGGATTGACGCGCTTCCGCGTATGCCACGGGAACTTGTGATCTGGTCATTGCGCGAGGGAGCGGCGGTTGCAAACGTGCGCAGCAACGGACATGAACCGGCCGGAGTCCGTCGAATCCTGTTCCGTATAGCCGACCGTGTGGCTCTGCGCAAACTTCGCGCGCGCGCGACTGGCGGGCGCATCCGGTACATCGTGTCGGGCGGCGCGCCGCTGGACGCACACACGGGAATGTTCCTGCTCTCGATGGGGTTGCCAATCCTGGAGGGATATGGCCTTTCGGAAGCCGGTATCATCAGCATCAACCGACCGGGACGTCAACGGACGGGCACGGTAGGTCCACCACTGCCGGGTGTTGAGCTGAAGCTGGCTGACGACGGTGAAATCTGCATGCGCGGCGTGGGCAAAATGGATGGCTACTGGCGTCGCCCGGAAGCCACGCATGAGGCGATTGACGCGGACGGATGGCTTCGCACCGGCGACGTTGGCGAACTGGATGCGGACGGCGCGCTGCGTATCACGGATCGGAAGAAGGACATCATCGTCCTGTCAAACGGAAAGAAGGTGGCGCCACAGCCCATCGAAAACGCGCTTAAGGCCAGTCCGTTCATTGCAGAGGCGGTTTTGATCGGTGACGGTGCCTCCACGATTTCCGCGGTAATAGTGCCCGAGTTCGACAAGCTGACACTTTGGGCGGCAGGCCACGGCATGTCATCACAGAGCGCCGCGGAGCTCGTCGCCGAGGTCGCCGTGCGCACGATGCTTCGGCAGGAGATCGACCGTCTTACCGCCGGGCTGGCCGACTATGAAAAGGTACGTGCCTTCGTCGTTGCCGATGCTCCCTTCTCGATTGAGACCGGCGAACTGACGCCGACGCTCAAGGTGCGCCGCGCGGTGGTGCTTGCGCGCTACCCGGCGCCGGTCTGA
- a CDS encoding serine/threonine protein kinase, with product MSNSLEAGVLLNGRYKILGVLGRGGMGTVYLAEHVRLGAQVAVKEVNIPDTPSLDLDDALAGCEQEARMLVRLQHPNLPGVSDAFAEGRRFYLVMERIVGATIETTMRSFAVGHFPVTAAVQCSVQLADVLGYLHAQVPPVIFRDLKPANVMLQADGTVRLIDFGIARQFQPGLRQDTSVLGSVGYSPPEQFGSRQTDVRSDIYSLGATLHNMLTGRDPSKEPFRFPAASDTNRAVPPELDAVVARCVQASPEARYQSAAEVSQALAYVMSILPPSSVSQQLTSLGVEAAELAPHAGPSARLQSPSGGSAPGSAGEANARTVLPSSAGTKTGARLPRSVQRSIAGVSIAVILGLGAFILRTTVDRKHPAPRAATGTATNQLPTPGATSPAPVARPQRTAAGAIIGQTAASSVEAVSFTGIGAGRDGGMRLRFGCAGTLVNLTGKQVRITLLFYTADGQPVPVPGAVGQPNQPTPQLCVFQTYTPQQDRESFDIPLDLPVTGLPEGVAGPVFVRGAIYKDGVRIAATDRLRMPVNYPASASGSTGSSAATPPAGAAPPSGNAPPDGSQAAPSSPGADVGSPAGGRNPSGGTAVQPPN from the coding sequence TTGTCAAACTCTCTCGAGGCCGGCGTACTGCTCAATGGGCGGTACAAAATCCTGGGTGTTTTGGGTCGTGGCGGAATGGGGACGGTATATCTGGCCGAGCACGTCAGGCTCGGCGCTCAGGTTGCCGTCAAGGAAGTGAACATCCCGGATACGCCCAGCCTGGACCTGGACGATGCGTTGGCGGGGTGCGAACAGGAAGCACGGATGCTGGTTCGGCTGCAGCATCCCAACCTGCCGGGAGTGAGTGACGCATTCGCCGAGGGCCGCCGCTTCTATCTGGTTATGGAGCGGATCGTCGGGGCGACCATTGAAACCACGATGCGGTCGTTCGCGGTTGGCCACTTTCCGGTTACCGCTGCCGTGCAGTGCTCGGTGCAGCTTGCCGACGTGCTTGGCTACCTGCATGCGCAGGTTCCTCCCGTGATCTTCCGCGATCTGAAACCGGCGAATGTGATGCTGCAGGCGGATGGCACAGTCCGCCTCATCGACTTCGGCATCGCGCGGCAATTCCAGCCCGGGCTAAGGCAGGACACATCGGTGCTTGGCAGCGTGGGGTATTCGCCGCCGGAACAGTTTGGCTCGCGGCAAACCGACGTGCGTTCCGATATCTACTCGCTTGGCGCAACGCTGCACAACATGCTCACGGGCCGCGATCCCTCAAAGGAGCCATTCCGGTTTCCAGCGGCTTCCGATACCAACCGCGCCGTGCCGCCGGAACTGGATGCAGTAGTGGCGCGATGCGTTCAGGCGAGCCCGGAGGCCCGGTATCAGTCCGCCGCGGAGGTTTCGCAGGCGCTGGCCTACGTCATGTCGATCCTGCCGCCGAGTTCCGTATCACAACAGCTCACCAGCCTGGGCGTGGAGGCGGCGGAGCTTGCGCCACACGCAGGTCCTTCTGCGCGATTGCAGTCGCCGTCGGGCGGCTCCGCGCCAGGCTCTGCAGGCGAGGCCAACGCTCGGACTGTGCTGCCCTCTTCTGCGGGAACGAAGACCGGAGCCCGTTTACCGCGCAGCGTGCAGAGGTCCATCGCCGGAGTTTCGATCGCCGTCATTCTGGGACTTGGAGCGTTCATTCTTCGAACGACGGTGGATAGAAAGCACCCTGCGCCACGGGCCGCCACTGGCACAGCGACGAACCAACTCCCCACTCCCGGCGCAACCTCACCAGCGCCGGTCGCCCGCCCACAGCGAACCGCCGCAGGAGCTATCATCGGCCAAACAGCGGCGAGTTCCGTGGAGGCCGTATCATTTACCGGAATAGGTGCGGGCCGGGACGGCGGCATGCGGCTCCGCTTCGGCTGTGCCGGCACTCTTGTCAACCTCACGGGCAAGCAGGTGCGCATTACGCTGCTGTTCTACACGGCAGATGGTCAACCCGTACCGGTGCCTGGCGCCGTGGGGCAACCGAACCAGCCGACACCGCAGCTCTGCGTCTTTCAGACCTATACGCCACAGCAGGATCGCGAATCATTCGATATTCCCCTCGACCTGCCGGTAACGGGGTTGCCCGAGGGTGTTGCAGGTCCCGTGTTTGTACGAGGCGCCATCTACAAAGATGGCGTCCGTATCGCCGCAACGGACCGCCTGCGGATGCCGGTCAACTACCCGGCGTCGGCCAGTGGTTCGACGGGCAGCTCCGCCGCGACGCCACCCGCCGGCGCAGCGCCGCCGTCGGGTAACGCACCGCCGGATGGCAGTCAGGCGGCGCCCAGTTCACCAGGCGCCGACGTTGGTTCACCTGCAGGCGGGCGCAACCCCTCCGGCGGTACTGCTGTGCAGCCGCCAAATTGA